In one Castor canadensis chromosome 15, mCasCan1.hap1v2, whole genome shotgun sequence genomic region, the following are encoded:
- the Hsf4 gene encoding heat shock factor protein 4 isoform X2: MQEAPAALPTEPGPSPVPAFLGKLWALVGDPATDHLIRWSPSGTSFLVSDQSRFAKEVLPQYFKHSNMASFVRQLNMYGFRKVVSIEQGGLLRPERDHVEFQHPSFVRGREQLLERVRRKVPALRGDDSRWRPEDLGRLLGEVQALRGVQESTEARLRELRQQNEILWREVMTLRQSQGQQHRVIGKLIQCLFGPLQAGPSSAGTKRKLSLMLDEGSSCPTPAKFNACPLPGALLQDPYFIQSPSTYSPSQKIPWASALTGSGAPSSLTSQKTLHPLKGPGFLLPVEAGAPPPLPVAVVQAILEGKGSFSPEGPRNSQQPESRGPREVPDRGSLGLERGNRSPDSLLPPMLLQPPPESVEPAVPLDVLGPSLQGREWTLMDLDLELSLMQPMVPERNEIELPVKELNSPGAGKDPTLGAPLLLDIQADLGGTALTVPGALTVYNTPESRASYLGLGTTPSP; this comes from the exons ATGCAGGAAGCGCCAGCTGCGCTGCCCACGGAGCCAGGCCCCAGCCCCGTGCCTGCCTTCCTAGGCAAGCTATGGGCGCTGGTGGGCGACCCAGCCACCGACCACCTGATCCGCTGGAGCCCG AGCGGGACCAGCTTCCTCGTAAGCGATCAGAGCCGCTTTGCCAAGGAAGTGCTACCCCAATATTTCAAGCACAGCAACATGGCAAGCTTTGTGCGCCAACTTAACATGT ACGGTTTTCGGAAGGTAGTGAGCATCGAGCAGGGTGGCCTACTCAGGCCCGAGCGAGACCACGTCGAGTTCCAGCACCCGAGCTTCGTGCGCGGCCGAGAGCAGCTACTGGAGCGCGTGAGGCGCAAG GTGCCCGCGCTGCGAGGCGACGATAGTCGCTGGCGCCCAGAAGACTTGGGCCGGCTGCTGGGCGAAGTGCAGGCTTTGCGGGGAGTGCAGGAGAGCACGGAGGCGCGACTACGGGAGCTCAGGca GCAGAACGAGATCTTGTGGCGGGAGGTGATGACACTGCGGCAGAGCCAGGGTCAGCAGCACCGGGTCATTGGCAAG CTGATCCAGTGCCTCTTTGGGCCACTTCAGGCAGGACCCAGCAGTGCAGGAACCAAGAGAAAGCT GTCCCTGATGCTGGATGAGGGGAGCTCATGCCCAACACCTGCCAAATTCAATGCCTGCCCTCTACCTGGTGCCCTCCTTCAGGATCCCTATTTCATCCAGTCG CCTTCTACTTACAGCCCCTCCCAGAAAATACCCTGGGCCTCAGCCCTCACAGGGTCAGGGGCCCCATCATCTCTGACATCCCAGAAGACTCTCCATCCCCTGAAGGGTCCAGGCTTTCTCCTTCCAGTGGAAGCAGGAG CCCCCCCACCACTGCCTGTGGCTGTGGTGCAGGCCATCCTGGAAGGGAAAGGGAGCTTCAGTCCCGAGGGGCCCAGGAATTCCCAACAGCCTGAATCAAGGGGCCCCAGGGAGGTACCTGACAG GGGATCTCTGGGTCTGGAGCGGGGGAACCGGAGCCCAGACAGTCTGCTGCCTCCAATGTTGCTTCAGCCTCCCCCTGAAAGTGTAGAGCCTGCAGTGCCCCTGGAT GTGCTGGGCCCCAGCCTCCAAGGGCGAGAATGGACCCTGATGGACTTGGACTTGGAGCTCTCCCTG ATGCAGCCCATGGTTCCAGAGAGGAATGAGATTGAGCTGCCAGTCAAGGAATTGAATTCTCCAGGTGCAG GGAAGGACCCCACTCTGGGAGCCCCACTGCTGCTGGACATCCAGGCGGATTTGGGAGGCACAGCCCTCACTGTGCCTGGGGCTTTAACTGTTTATAACACTCCTGAGAGCCGGGCCTCCTACCTGGGCCTGGGAACCACTCCCTCCCCCTGA
- the Hsf4 gene encoding heat shock factor protein 4 isoform X1, with translation MQEAPAALPTEPGPSPVPAFLGKLWALVGDPATDHLIRWSPSGTSFLVSDQSRFAKEVLPQYFKHSNMASFVRQLNMYGFRKVVSIEQGGLLRPERDHVEFQHPSFVRGREQLLERVRRKVPALRGDDSRWRPEDLGRLLGEVQALRGVQESTEARLRELRQQNEILWREVMTLRQSQGQQHRVIGKLIQCLFGPLQAGPSSAGTKRKLSLMLDEGSSCPTPAKFNACPLPGALLQDPYFIQSPLPENTLGLSPHRVRGPIISDIPEDSPSPEGSRLSPSSGSRREKGLALLKEEPASPGGDGEAGLALAPTECDFCVTAPPPLPVAVVQAILEGKGSFSPEGPRNSQQPESRGPREVPDRGSLGLERGNRSPDSLLPPMLLQPPPESVEPAVPLDVLGPSLQGREWTLMDLDLELSLMQPMVPERNEIELPVKELNSPGAGKDPTLGAPLLLDIQADLGGTALTVPGALTVYNTPESRASYLGLGTTPSP, from the exons ATGCAGGAAGCGCCAGCTGCGCTGCCCACGGAGCCAGGCCCCAGCCCCGTGCCTGCCTTCCTAGGCAAGCTATGGGCGCTGGTGGGCGACCCAGCCACCGACCACCTGATCCGCTGGAGCCCG AGCGGGACCAGCTTCCTCGTAAGCGATCAGAGCCGCTTTGCCAAGGAAGTGCTACCCCAATATTTCAAGCACAGCAACATGGCAAGCTTTGTGCGCCAACTTAACATGT ACGGTTTTCGGAAGGTAGTGAGCATCGAGCAGGGTGGCCTACTCAGGCCCGAGCGAGACCACGTCGAGTTCCAGCACCCGAGCTTCGTGCGCGGCCGAGAGCAGCTACTGGAGCGCGTGAGGCGCAAG GTGCCCGCGCTGCGAGGCGACGATAGTCGCTGGCGCCCAGAAGACTTGGGCCGGCTGCTGGGCGAAGTGCAGGCTTTGCGGGGAGTGCAGGAGAGCACGGAGGCGCGACTACGGGAGCTCAGGca GCAGAACGAGATCTTGTGGCGGGAGGTGATGACACTGCGGCAGAGCCAGGGTCAGCAGCACCGGGTCATTGGCAAG CTGATCCAGTGCCTCTTTGGGCCACTTCAGGCAGGACCCAGCAGTGCAGGAACCAAGAGAAAGCT GTCCCTGATGCTGGATGAGGGGAGCTCATGCCCAACACCTGCCAAATTCAATGCCTGCCCTCTACCTGGTGCCCTCCTTCAGGATCCCTATTTCATCCAGTCG CCCCTCCCAGAAAATACCCTGGGCCTCAGCCCTCACAGGGTCAGGGGCCCCATCATCTCTGACATCCCAGAAGACTCTCCATCCCCTGAAGGGTCCAGGCTTTCTCCTTCCAGTGGAAGCAGGAG GGAGAAGGGCCTGGCACTGCTCAAAGAAGAGCCGGCCAGTCCAGGGGGGGATGGCGAGGCTGGGCTGGCCCTGGCCCCAACCGAGTGTGACTTCTGCGTGACAGCCCCCCCACCACTGCCTGTGGCTGTGGTGCAGGCCATCCTGGAAGGGAAAGGGAGCTTCAGTCCCGAGGGGCCCAGGAATTCCCAACAGCCTGAATCAAGGGGCCCCAGGGAGGTACCTGACAG GGGATCTCTGGGTCTGGAGCGGGGGAACCGGAGCCCAGACAGTCTGCTGCCTCCAATGTTGCTTCAGCCTCCCCCTGAAAGTGTAGAGCCTGCAGTGCCCCTGGAT GTGCTGGGCCCCAGCCTCCAAGGGCGAGAATGGACCCTGATGGACTTGGACTTGGAGCTCTCCCTG ATGCAGCCCATGGTTCCAGAGAGGAATGAGATTGAGCTGCCAGTCAAGGAATTGAATTCTCCAGGTGCAG GGAAGGACCCCACTCTGGGAGCCCCACTGCTGCTGGACATCCAGGCGGATTTGGGAGGCACAGCCCTCACTGTGCCTGGGGCTTTAACTGTTTATAACACTCCTGAGAGCCGGGCCTCCTACCTGGGCCTGGGAACCACTCCCTCCCCCTGA
- the Hsf4 gene encoding heat shock factor protein 4 isoform X3: protein MGAGGRPSHRPPDPLEPDGFRKVVSIEQGGLLRPERDHVEFQHPSFVRGREQLLERVRRKVPALRGDDSRWRPEDLGRLLGEVQALRGVQESTEARLRELRQQNEILWREVMTLRQSQGQQHRVIGKLIQCLFGPLQAGPSSAGTKRKLSLMLDEGSSCPTPAKFNACPLPGALLQDPYFIQSPLPENTLGLSPHRVRGPIISDIPEDSPSPEGSRLSPSSGSRREKGLALLKEEPASPGGDGEAGLALAPTECDFCVTAPPPLPVAVVQAILEGKGSFSPEGPRNSQQPESRGPREVPDRGSLGLERGNRSPDSLLPPMLLQPPPESVEPAVPLDVLGPSLQGREWTLMDLDLELSLMQPMVPERNEIELPVKELNSPGAGKDPTLGAPLLLDIQADLGGTALTVPGALTVYNTPESRASYLGLGTTPSP from the exons ATGGGCGCTGGTGGGCGACCCAGCCACCGACCACCTGATCCGCTGGAGCCCG ACGGTTTTCGGAAGGTAGTGAGCATCGAGCAGGGTGGCCTACTCAGGCCCGAGCGAGACCACGTCGAGTTCCAGCACCCGAGCTTCGTGCGCGGCCGAGAGCAGCTACTGGAGCGCGTGAGGCGCAAG GTGCCCGCGCTGCGAGGCGACGATAGTCGCTGGCGCCCAGAAGACTTGGGCCGGCTGCTGGGCGAAGTGCAGGCTTTGCGGGGAGTGCAGGAGAGCACGGAGGCGCGACTACGGGAGCTCAGGca GCAGAACGAGATCTTGTGGCGGGAGGTGATGACACTGCGGCAGAGCCAGGGTCAGCAGCACCGGGTCATTGGCAAG CTGATCCAGTGCCTCTTTGGGCCACTTCAGGCAGGACCCAGCAGTGCAGGAACCAAGAGAAAGCT GTCCCTGATGCTGGATGAGGGGAGCTCATGCCCAACACCTGCCAAATTCAATGCCTGCCCTCTACCTGGTGCCCTCCTTCAGGATCCCTATTTCATCCAGTCG CCCCTCCCAGAAAATACCCTGGGCCTCAGCCCTCACAGGGTCAGGGGCCCCATCATCTCTGACATCCCAGAAGACTCTCCATCCCCTGAAGGGTCCAGGCTTTCTCCTTCCAGTGGAAGCAGGAG GGAGAAGGGCCTGGCACTGCTCAAAGAAGAGCCGGCCAGTCCAGGGGGGGATGGCGAGGCTGGGCTGGCCCTGGCCCCAACCGAGTGTGACTTCTGCGTGACAGCCCCCCCACCACTGCCTGTGGCTGTGGTGCAGGCCATCCTGGAAGGGAAAGGGAGCTTCAGTCCCGAGGGGCCCAGGAATTCCCAACAGCCTGAATCAAGGGGCCCCAGGGAGGTACCTGACAG GGGATCTCTGGGTCTGGAGCGGGGGAACCGGAGCCCAGACAGTCTGCTGCCTCCAATGTTGCTTCAGCCTCCCCCTGAAAGTGTAGAGCCTGCAGTGCCCCTGGAT GTGCTGGGCCCCAGCCTCCAAGGGCGAGAATGGACCCTGATGGACTTGGACTTGGAGCTCTCCCTG ATGCAGCCCATGGTTCCAGAGAGGAATGAGATTGAGCTGCCAGTCAAGGAATTGAATTCTCCAGGTGCAG GGAAGGACCCCACTCTGGGAGCCCCACTGCTGCTGGACATCCAGGCGGATTTGGGAGGCACAGCCCTCACTGTGCCTGGGGCTTTAACTGTTTATAACACTCCTGAGAGCCGGGCCTCCTACCTGGGCCTGGGAACCACTCCCTCCCCCTGA
- the Fbxl8 gene encoding F-box/LRR-repeat protein 8 isoform X2, translated as MAEPGEKLPEEVLALIFRHLPLRDRAAAAGVCRSWAAAATSSAVWHDTNISFDCEGAGMLPPYLSTCLNHVHNLCLEYKPSRKPSRRAATELLTALAGRAPGLRGLRLECSGEKPLFDAGHDILDAVHAICRAARQLRHLDLRHLPFTLNDELVLQAARGCPELRSLFLDNHTLVDSVGPGSVLKLLEACPHLRALGLHLASLSRTVLEALAAPDREPFALLALRCACAEDARVSPLPNEAWAALSHRHPELAVELDLEPALSAESVNGILQPAMPVAALRLNLSGDAVGPVRFAARNYAATLRVLEVRASASAELNAALEELAARCAGLHEIHCFCVVRPSVLEAFHAHCPRLRSYTLKLKREPHPWLPTLVR; from the exons ATGGCAGAGCCAGGAGAAAAACTGCCCGAGGAAGTGTTAGCGCTCATTTTCCGCCACCTGCCCCTCAGAGACCGTGCTGCTGCCGCAGGGGTCTGCAGGTCCTGGGCTGCTGCTGCTACTAGCAGCGCCGTGTGGCATGACACTAACATCAG TTTCGACTGTGAGGGAGCAGGCATGCTGCCACCATATCTGTCCACCTGCCTGAACCATGTTCACAACCTATGCCTGGAATATAAGCCGTCGAGAAAGCCAAGCCGCCGGGCGGCTACTGAGCTGCTGACTGCGCTGGCCGGCCGTGCTCCAGGGCTGCGAGGCCTGCGCCTAGAATGCAGCGGAGAGAAACCGCTCTTCGATGCGGGCCACGACATCTTGGACGCTGTGCATGCCATCTGCCGGGCTGCCCGTCAGCTGCGACACCTCGACCTGCGCCATTTGCCCTTCACACTGAACGACGAGCTGGTGCTACAGGCTGCACGTGGCTGTCCGGAGCTCCGCAGCCTTTTTCTGGACAACCATACACTGGTGGACAGCGTGGGACCTGGCTCTGTACTCAAGCTATTGGAGGCCTGCCCGCACCTGCGTGCCCTTGGCCTGCACCTGGCCAGTTTGTCGCGCACTGTCCTGGAAGCACTAGCTGCCCCAGATCGCGAGCCTTTTGCACTCCTAGCCCTGCGGTGCGCCTGCGCTGAAGATGCTCGTGTGTCCCCCCTTCCGAACGAAGCCTGGGCGGCGCTGAGCCATCGCCACCCTGAGCTGGCGGTGGAGTTGGACCTGGAGCCTGCGCTCTCTGCTGAGAGCGTGAACGGCATCCTGCAGCCAGCAATGCCTGTAGCTGCGCTGCGTCTCAACCTCTCCGGTGATGCTGTAGGCCCTGTGCGCTTCGCTGCGCGCAACTACGCTGCAACCCTGCGCGTGCTCGAGGTGCGCGCCTCCGCCTCAGCGGAATTGAACGCTGCGCTGGAGGAGCTGGCAGCACGCTGCGCGGGCCTCCACGAAATACACTGCTTCTGCGTGGTGAGACCCTCGGTGCTGGAAGCCTTCCATGCACACTGCCCGCGCTTGCGCAGCTACACGCTCAAATTAAAGCGCGAGCCACATCCCTGGCTGCCCACGCTCGTGCGGTGA
- the Fbxl8 gene encoding F-box/LRR-repeat protein 8 isoform X1 → MPKQLGAAESQTLSHTMAEPGEKLPEEVLALIFRHLPLRDRAAAAGVCRSWAAAATSSAVWHDTNISFDCEGAGMLPPYLSTCLNHVHNLCLEYKPSRKPSRRAATELLTALAGRAPGLRGLRLECSGEKPLFDAGHDILDAVHAICRAARQLRHLDLRHLPFTLNDELVLQAARGCPELRSLFLDNHTLVDSVGPGSVLKLLEACPHLRALGLHLASLSRTVLEALAAPDREPFALLALRCACAEDARVSPLPNEAWAALSHRHPELAVELDLEPALSAESVNGILQPAMPVAALRLNLSGDAVGPVRFAARNYAATLRVLEVRASASAELNAALEELAARCAGLHEIHCFCVVRPSVLEAFHAHCPRLRSYTLKLKREPHPWLPTLVR, encoded by the exons at GCCCAAGCAGTTGGGAGCGGCAGAGTCCCAAACCCTAAGCCACACCATGGCAGAGCCAGGAGAAAAACTGCCCGAGGAAGTGTTAGCGCTCATTTTCCGCCACCTGCCCCTCAGAGACCGTGCTGCTGCCGCAGGGGTCTGCAGGTCCTGGGCTGCTGCTGCTACTAGCAGCGCCGTGTGGCATGACACTAACATCAG TTTCGACTGTGAGGGAGCAGGCATGCTGCCACCATATCTGTCCACCTGCCTGAACCATGTTCACAACCTATGCCTGGAATATAAGCCGTCGAGAAAGCCAAGCCGCCGGGCGGCTACTGAGCTGCTGACTGCGCTGGCCGGCCGTGCTCCAGGGCTGCGAGGCCTGCGCCTAGAATGCAGCGGAGAGAAACCGCTCTTCGATGCGGGCCACGACATCTTGGACGCTGTGCATGCCATCTGCCGGGCTGCCCGTCAGCTGCGACACCTCGACCTGCGCCATTTGCCCTTCACACTGAACGACGAGCTGGTGCTACAGGCTGCACGTGGCTGTCCGGAGCTCCGCAGCCTTTTTCTGGACAACCATACACTGGTGGACAGCGTGGGACCTGGCTCTGTACTCAAGCTATTGGAGGCCTGCCCGCACCTGCGTGCCCTTGGCCTGCACCTGGCCAGTTTGTCGCGCACTGTCCTGGAAGCACTAGCTGCCCCAGATCGCGAGCCTTTTGCACTCCTAGCCCTGCGGTGCGCCTGCGCTGAAGATGCTCGTGTGTCCCCCCTTCCGAACGAAGCCTGGGCGGCGCTGAGCCATCGCCACCCTGAGCTGGCGGTGGAGTTGGACCTGGAGCCTGCGCTCTCTGCTGAGAGCGTGAACGGCATCCTGCAGCCAGCAATGCCTGTAGCTGCGCTGCGTCTCAACCTCTCCGGTGATGCTGTAGGCCCTGTGCGCTTCGCTGCGCGCAACTACGCTGCAACCCTGCGCGTGCTCGAGGTGCGCGCCTCCGCCTCAGCGGAATTGAACGCTGCGCTGGAGGAGCTGGCAGCACGCTGCGCGGGCCTCCACGAAATACACTGCTTCTGCGTGGTGAGACCCTCGGTGCTGGAAGCCTTCCATGCACACTGCCCGCGCTTGCGCAGCTACACGCTCAAATTAAAGCGCGAGCCACATCCCTGGCTGCCCACGCTCGTGCGGTGA
- the Tradd gene encoding tumor necrosis factor receptor type 1-associated DEATH domain protein isoform X2, translating to MSYLFNGPGGEMAAGSNGQEEWVGSAYLFLESSLDKVVLSDAYAHSQKKVAIYRALQTALAESAESPDLLQILKIHRSDPQLIVQLRFCGRQSCSRFLRAYREGALRAALQKCLAPALARHSVPLQLELRAGAERLDAWLTDEERCVNYILTQKPDRLRDEELAELEDALRNLACGSARQGGDVEIAPAASQSLVSSPSEEKPPPASGQTFLFQGQPIVNRPLSLQDQQTFARSVGLKWRRVGRSLQRGCRALRDPALDSLAYEYEREGLYEQAFQLLRRFVQAEGRRATLQRLVEALEENELTSLAEDLLGLTDRDGGLA from the exons ATGTCTTACCTGTTCAACGGACCAG GAGGAGAGATGGCAGCTGGGTCAAATGGGCAGGAAGAGTGGGTGGGCAGCGCATACTTGTTTCTGGAGTCCTCGCTGGACAAGGTGGTCCTGTCCGATGCCTACGCACACTCCCAGAAGAAGGTGGCGATATATAGGGCTCTGCAGACAGCATTGGCAG AAAGTGCCGAGAGCCCGGACCTGCTGCAGATACTCAAGATCCACCGCAGCGACCCGCAGCTGATAGTGCAGTTGCGTTTCTGCGGGCGCCAGTCCTGCAGCCGTTTCCTCCGCGCTTACCGCGAGGGGGCGCTGCGCGCCGCACTGCAGAAATGCTTGGCGCCGGCGCTCGCCCGGCACTCGGTACCGCTGCAGCTGGAGCTGCGCGCAGGCGCGGAACGGCTGGATGCTTGGCTGACCGATGAGGAGCGCTGTGTGAATTACATTTTAACCCAGAAG CCCGACCGACTCCGGGACGAGGAACTCGCTGAGCTGGAGGATGCGCTCCGCAATCTGGCGTGCGGCTCGGCCCGCCAGGGTGGCGACGTGGAGATCGCTCCAGCCGCCTCGCAGTCCCTGGTCTCCTCTCCGTCGGAGGAGAAGCCGCCGCCCGCGTCTGGCCAGACTTTTCTGTTCCAGGGTCAGCCCATAG TGAACCGGCCGCTGAGCCTGCAGGACCAACAGACGTTCGCACGCTCAGTGGGCCTCAAGTGGCGCAGGGTGGGGCGCTCACTGCAGCGCGGCTGTCGGGCGCTGCGGGACCCCGCGCTCGACTCGCTGGCCTACGAGTACGAGCGCGAGGGGCTGTACGAGCAGGCCTTCCAGCTGCTGCGGCGCTTCGTGCAGGCCGAGGGCCGCCGCGCCACGCTGCAGCGCCTCGTGGAGGCGCTCGAGGAGAACGAGCTCACCAGTCTGGCGGAGGACCTGCTGGGCCTTACAGATCGTGATGGCGGCCTAGCCTAG
- the Tradd gene encoding tumor necrosis factor receptor type 1-associated DEATH domain protein isoform X1 has translation MSYLFNGPGKLCPEAGDWSRRTAGQVVVAGSREGGMRGRTGRLGLGHRPGASAHTRKRRAERSLAGVGTQARPRRPGGEMAAGSNGQEEWVGSAYLFLESSLDKVVLSDAYAHSQKKVAIYRALQTALAESAESPDLLQILKIHRSDPQLIVQLRFCGRQSCSRFLRAYREGALRAALQKCLAPALARHSVPLQLELRAGAERLDAWLTDEERCVNYILTQKPDRLRDEELAELEDALRNLACGSARQGGDVEIAPAASQSLVSSPSEEKPPPASGQTFLFQGQPIVNRPLSLQDQQTFARSVGLKWRRVGRSLQRGCRALRDPALDSLAYEYEREGLYEQAFQLLRRFVQAEGRRATLQRLVEALEENELTSLAEDLLGLTDRDGGLA, from the exons ATGTCTTACCTGTTCAACGGACCAGGTAAGCTTTGCCCAGAGGCAGGAGACTGGTCGCGGAGGACAGCGGGACAAGTAGTAGTCGCCGGGAGTCGGGAAGGCGGGATGCGCGGGCGGACGGGGAGGCTCGGGCTGGGGCACCGCCCCGGCGCCTCCGCGCACACCCGGAAGCGACGCGCGGAGCGGAGCCTGGCGGGCGTGGGAACCCAGGCCCGGCCGAGGCGGCCAG GAGGAGAGATGGCAGCTGGGTCAAATGGGCAGGAAGAGTGGGTGGGCAGCGCATACTTGTTTCTGGAGTCCTCGCTGGACAAGGTGGTCCTGTCCGATGCCTACGCACACTCCCAGAAGAAGGTGGCGATATATAGGGCTCTGCAGACAGCATTGGCAG AAAGTGCCGAGAGCCCGGACCTGCTGCAGATACTCAAGATCCACCGCAGCGACCCGCAGCTGATAGTGCAGTTGCGTTTCTGCGGGCGCCAGTCCTGCAGCCGTTTCCTCCGCGCTTACCGCGAGGGGGCGCTGCGCGCCGCACTGCAGAAATGCTTGGCGCCGGCGCTCGCCCGGCACTCGGTACCGCTGCAGCTGGAGCTGCGCGCAGGCGCGGAACGGCTGGATGCTTGGCTGACCGATGAGGAGCGCTGTGTGAATTACATTTTAACCCAGAAG CCCGACCGACTCCGGGACGAGGAACTCGCTGAGCTGGAGGATGCGCTCCGCAATCTGGCGTGCGGCTCGGCCCGCCAGGGTGGCGACGTGGAGATCGCTCCAGCCGCCTCGCAGTCCCTGGTCTCCTCTCCGTCGGAGGAGAAGCCGCCGCCCGCGTCTGGCCAGACTTTTCTGTTCCAGGGTCAGCCCATAG TGAACCGGCCGCTGAGCCTGCAGGACCAACAGACGTTCGCACGCTCAGTGGGCCTCAAGTGGCGCAGGGTGGGGCGCTCACTGCAGCGCGGCTGTCGGGCGCTGCGGGACCCCGCGCTCGACTCGCTGGCCTACGAGTACGAGCGCGAGGGGCTGTACGAGCAGGCCTTCCAGCTGCTGCGGCGCTTCGTGCAGGCCGAGGGCCGCCGCGCCACGCTGCAGCGCCTCGTGGAGGCGCTCGAGGAGAACGAGCTCACCAGTCTGGCGGAGGACCTGCTGGGCCTTACAGATCGTGATGGCGGCCTAGCCTAG
- the Tradd gene encoding tumor necrosis factor receptor type 1-associated DEATH domain protein isoform X3, translating to MAAGSNGQEEWVGSAYLFLESSLDKVVLSDAYAHSQKKVAIYRALQTALAESAESPDLLQILKIHRSDPQLIVQLRFCGRQSCSRFLRAYREGALRAALQKCLAPALARHSVPLQLELRAGAERLDAWLTDEERCVNYILTQKPDRLRDEELAELEDALRNLACGSARQGGDVEIAPAASQSLVSSPSEEKPPPASGQTFLFQGQPIVNRPLSLQDQQTFARSVGLKWRRVGRSLQRGCRALRDPALDSLAYEYEREGLYEQAFQLLRRFVQAEGRRATLQRLVEALEENELTSLAEDLLGLTDRDGGLA from the exons ATGGCAGCTGGGTCAAATGGGCAGGAAGAGTGGGTGGGCAGCGCATACTTGTTTCTGGAGTCCTCGCTGGACAAGGTGGTCCTGTCCGATGCCTACGCACACTCCCAGAAGAAGGTGGCGATATATAGGGCTCTGCAGACAGCATTGGCAG AAAGTGCCGAGAGCCCGGACCTGCTGCAGATACTCAAGATCCACCGCAGCGACCCGCAGCTGATAGTGCAGTTGCGTTTCTGCGGGCGCCAGTCCTGCAGCCGTTTCCTCCGCGCTTACCGCGAGGGGGCGCTGCGCGCCGCACTGCAGAAATGCTTGGCGCCGGCGCTCGCCCGGCACTCGGTACCGCTGCAGCTGGAGCTGCGCGCAGGCGCGGAACGGCTGGATGCTTGGCTGACCGATGAGGAGCGCTGTGTGAATTACATTTTAACCCAGAAG CCCGACCGACTCCGGGACGAGGAACTCGCTGAGCTGGAGGATGCGCTCCGCAATCTGGCGTGCGGCTCGGCCCGCCAGGGTGGCGACGTGGAGATCGCTCCAGCCGCCTCGCAGTCCCTGGTCTCCTCTCCGTCGGAGGAGAAGCCGCCGCCCGCGTCTGGCCAGACTTTTCTGTTCCAGGGTCAGCCCATAG TGAACCGGCCGCTGAGCCTGCAGGACCAACAGACGTTCGCACGCTCAGTGGGCCTCAAGTGGCGCAGGGTGGGGCGCTCACTGCAGCGCGGCTGTCGGGCGCTGCGGGACCCCGCGCTCGACTCGCTGGCCTACGAGTACGAGCGCGAGGGGCTGTACGAGCAGGCCTTCCAGCTGCTGCGGCGCTTCGTGCAGGCCGAGGGCCGCCGCGCCACGCTGCAGCGCCTCGTGGAGGCGCTCGAGGAGAACGAGCTCACCAGTCTGGCGGAGGACCTGCTGGGCCTTACAGATCGTGATGGCGGCCTAGCCTAG